In Candidatus Neomarinimicrobiota bacterium, the genomic window ACCTGTTTCGCTGTCCAAAATCTTACCCACCAGCATACCCTTGTCCTGACCGCTGACTATGGATACAGACAGATTGGCAATGATCAGGATTGTGAGTGCTGTGGTGATTTTGGACACTGGTAATTATTTCACAGTCTACAGGTTTATACCCAGTGAGAGTTTGACCATGCGACCTGGAGTAGAGTTTCCTTTCGTACGCCAATAGTCAACATCCAATAGATTGGTGGCTTCCAGTGTGACGCTTCCAGAAAATCCAGAAAGGGAATAGCGATAATTCAGGTTTGCATCCAGAAGGCTATAGGCTGGGAGCCAGACCGTGTTCGCTGGTCGGTCATAGCGCAATCCTACCCAGTTATAGATTACATTAAAGTCTATGGCTTTCACCCTGAGTGTCCCAGTGACGCCAAGCTTATTCTTGGGCCGATAGATAATATATTTATCCATAAGCGTCCCTTCAGACTTGTTCAAGGCTTTCATGTAAGTGTATTCGACGTTCAAGAGTAATTTGTCTTCCATCATACTGATATTTGCCGATGTTTCTACCCCTGTAGTTGATGTTTTTGAGAGATTTGATGGTGTCCATAGCTGACCCCCCTCAGCAGTCTGAGCCCAGAGGATGAGATCATCTACATCATTTCTGAAGTAATTGACAGACGTACTCAGATTCATCCCGGATACAGGAACTGACACATTTAAACCGAGATCATAATTCAAACCGTATTCAGATTTGAGATCCGGATTACCAATGGAATAAGCATCACGAGGCCAATAGAGATCATTGAACGAAGGTGCTCGATAAGAGCGTGTTATGTGAGTTGTGACATCCGCATTCACATCCCCCTGATGTCCTGTGGACAGGCTTAACCTGGGACTGATCTCTGAGGCAAAATCCGAAGGATCGTCATAACGTAACGCTAGGACTGCTTCCCATTGTGATAAAAAGCCCTGCAAAGCTCCAGAAATTGAACTGGTGAGGAAGGCGCTTTTTGTAATTCGCGTTTTGTCGCCGACTTCCGAACTGTTGATCTCATCGTTGCGATATGAATAGCCGTAAGAAAGATCCAGTTTGTCACCAATTTTTCCCGCCTGACTGATATCTAGACCCTTGGCATAGTTTTTATGGTCACTATGAATTTCCACAGTACTGCCTGTAGGATCATCAAATCGCGTACGGACAGTCAAATATAAGGCCTGGGCTTTCAGTGAGAATCCCTTGAAAATCTCGGGTTTATTATAATTCAGGTTATATGAATTTGTATCAAATCTGAGACGAGCGTCTGGTGTGAGATTGTAAGACAAACCTGGCGTTCCATTATCAGCAATATAGCTTGAAACGGACATCTGCAATTTCTGGTCTGCTGGTAAACTCAAACCGATTTTCCCAAAAGCACTTTGAGTCGATTCATGATTATTTGTGTGTGTGATCCTGTCATCAGTACCGTAAGCGATGAGGCCATCCAGATCCGTGTATGGATTCTGCATAAAATCGTAATCTCCATCCCAACCATCGATACGATAAGATAGCATGTAGTCAAATTTATTCAGGGTATTCGAAGTGTTCAGCGTAAATATTTGCCGACCAAATGATCCCAATGAGCCTTTGGCGCCTAAACTCCAGCTTTTCATATCTGGCTCGCTCTCCGATTTTGATTTTGTGGTAATACGGATTACGCCTCCCACAGCATCGGCACCATACTCAGCAGAGCGCCCCCCACGCAATAACTCGATCATAGCGACTTTATTGATGGAAATAGTGCTGACCTTAACCCCTACA contains:
- a CDS encoding TonB-dependent receptor, producing MKAIITSVLIFSIAMLGSLKGQVDSSKATEASNTTRVVLTEEDFKMHNCENVGDALNIITGVYINSQGDVALRDVSASKVVVIMDGQKLNVPGSVGVKVSTISINKVAMIELLRGGRSAEYGADAVGGVIRITTKSKSESEPDMKSWSLGAKGSLGSFGRQIFTLNTSNTLNKFDYMLSYRIDGWDGDYDFMQNPYTDLDGLIAYGTDDRITHTNNHESTQSAFGKIGLSLPADQKLQMSVSSYIADNGTPGLSYNLTPDARLRFDTNSYNLNYNKPEIFKGFSLKAQALYLTVRTRFDDPTGSTVEIHSDHKNYAKGLDISQAGKIGDKLDLSYGYSYRNDEINSSEVGDKTRITKSAFLTSSISGALQGFLSQWEAVLALRYDDPSDFASEISPRLSLSTGHQGDVNADVTTHITRSYRAPSFNDLYWPRDAYSIGNPDLKSEYGLNYDLGLNVSVPVSGMNLSTSVNYFRNDVDDLILWAQTAEGGQLWTPSNLSKTSTTGVETSANISMMEDKLLLNVEYTYMKALNKSEGTLMDKYIIYRPKNKLGVTGTLRVKAIDFNVIYNWVGLRYDRPANTVWLPAYSLLDANLNYRYSLSGFSGSVTLEATNLLDVDYWRTKGNSTPGRMVKLSLGINL